Proteins encoded by one window of Nicotiana tabacum cultivar K326 chromosome 10, ASM71507v2, whole genome shotgun sequence:
- the LOC107793649 gene encoding uncharacterized protein LOC107793649 isoform X2, translating to MGPSEKEICIKCEKGGEVLACADIYCPIAVHVRCMGCPARFDDLGKFYCPYCLYKKTIAKIYQAKEHVLSKKQALHAFIDKEMIDSVRHVPSIVSKSTCERAVEPLPENKSEVPQSNCDQQRVVGQQIHSGAVVACGSEPSDHTSSKATATDFRVLETGNRVQVNDLQEVGAHQLEKSVQDHHQDNHLSNSCVAEEEKLENELVLKETKRNSVEIAGEQMIGADQTTATFLKADPSLLQHLKGKRRVETGDSTCRESKPVSTQRKPGKLVNKVRDEHLVTDSPRRLTRTSASLLENSNLAGQLVQVKQPSMLLPVELPNGKRKRVLWRHEEEEMLEKYLLDKYVKEQLHGDR from the exons ATGGGCCCTTCGGAGAAGGAAATTTGCATAAAATGTGAGAAAGGTGGAGAAGTGTTGGCTTGTGCTGATATTTATTGTCCTATAGCAGTTCATGTAAGGTGCATGGGTTGTCCAGctagatttgatgatttgggaaAGTTCTATTGCCCCTATTGTCTGTACAAGAAAACAATTGCAAAAATTTATCAAGCAAAGGAGCATGTTTTGTCAAAAAAACAAGCTCTGCATGCATTCATAGATAAGGAAATGATAGACAGCGTCAGACATGTGCCATCAATAGTGAGCAAATCAACATGTGAAAGGGCTGTTGAGCCATTACCAGAAAATAAAAGTGAGGTTCCACAAAGCAATTGTGATCAACAACGGGTGGTCGGGCAGCAAATACATTCAGGCGCAGTTGTTGCTTGTGGTAGCGAACCTAGTGATCATACATCTTCTAAAGCAACAGCAACAGACTTTAGAGTTTTAGAAACTGGAAACAGGGTTCAAGTAAATGATCTACAAGAAGTTGGTGCACACCAACTAGAGAAAAGTGTTCAAGATCACCACCAGGACAACCACTTAAGTAACTCATGTGTTGCTGAAGAGGAAAAATTGGAGAATGAACTTGTTctgaaagaaacaaaaagaaattctgTTGAAATTGCAGGAGAGCAGATGATAGGGGCTGATCAAACTACTGCAACCTTCTTGAAAGCAGATCCTTCACTGCTGCAGCACTTGAAAGGTAAAAGAAGAGTTGAAACTGGGGATTCAACATGTAGAGAATCTAAGCCTGTTTCAACACAACGTAAGCCTGGTAAACTGGTTAACAAAGTTAGAGATGAGCATTTGGTCACCGACTCTCCAAGAAGGTTAACTAGGACATCAGCTTCTTTACTTGAGAATAGTAATCTGGCGGGCCAGTTAGTGCAAGTTAAACAGCCTTCCATGTTGTT ACCAGTTGAGCTTCCAAATGGGAAACGTAAAAGAGTATTATGGCGTCACGAAGAGGAAGAGATGCTTGAG AAATATTTATTGGACAAATATGTAAAAGAACAGCTTCATGGAGACAGATAA
- the LOC107793649 gene encoding uncharacterized protein LOC107793649 isoform X1 gives MGPSEKEICIKCEKGGEVLACADIYCPIAVHVRCMGCPARFDDLGKFYCPYCLYKKTIAKIYQAKEHVLSKKQALHAFIDKEMIDSVRHVPSIVSKSTCERAVEPLPENKSEVPQSNCDQQRVVGQQIHSGAVVACGSEPSDHTSSKATATDFRVLETGNRVQVNDLQEVGAHQLEKSVQDHHQDNHLSNSCVAEEEKLENELVLKETKRNSVEIAGEQMIGADQTTATFLKADPSLLQHLKGKRRVETGDSTCRESKPVSTQRKPGKLVNKVRDEHLVTDSPRRLTRTSASLLENSNLAGQLVQVKQPSMLLPVELPNGKRKRVLWRHEEEEMLEEGVKQFSTTVNKNIPWRKILELGRHVFDQTRTPTDLKDKWKQICSKYGGRV, from the exons ATGGGCCCTTCGGAGAAGGAAATTTGCATAAAATGTGAGAAAGGTGGAGAAGTGTTGGCTTGTGCTGATATTTATTGTCCTATAGCAGTTCATGTAAGGTGCATGGGTTGTCCAGctagatttgatgatttgggaaAGTTCTATTGCCCCTATTGTCTGTACAAGAAAACAATTGCAAAAATTTATCAAGCAAAGGAGCATGTTTTGTCAAAAAAACAAGCTCTGCATGCATTCATAGATAAGGAAATGATAGACAGCGTCAGACATGTGCCATCAATAGTGAGCAAATCAACATGTGAAAGGGCTGTTGAGCCATTACCAGAAAATAAAAGTGAGGTTCCACAAAGCAATTGTGATCAACAACGGGTGGTCGGGCAGCAAATACATTCAGGCGCAGTTGTTGCTTGTGGTAGCGAACCTAGTGATCATACATCTTCTAAAGCAACAGCAACAGACTTTAGAGTTTTAGAAACTGGAAACAGGGTTCAAGTAAATGATCTACAAGAAGTTGGTGCACACCAACTAGAGAAAAGTGTTCAAGATCACCACCAGGACAACCACTTAAGTAACTCATGTGTTGCTGAAGAGGAAAAATTGGAGAATGAACTTGTTctgaaagaaacaaaaagaaattctgTTGAAATTGCAGGAGAGCAGATGATAGGGGCTGATCAAACTACTGCAACCTTCTTGAAAGCAGATCCTTCACTGCTGCAGCACTTGAAAGGTAAAAGAAGAGTTGAAACTGGGGATTCAACATGTAGAGAATCTAAGCCTGTTTCAACACAACGTAAGCCTGGTAAACTGGTTAACAAAGTTAGAGATGAGCATTTGGTCACCGACTCTCCAAGAAGGTTAACTAGGACATCAGCTTCTTTACTTGAGAATAGTAATCTGGCGGGCCAGTTAGTGCAAGTTAAACAGCCTTCCATGTTGTT ACCAGTTGAGCTTCCAAATGGGAAACGTAAAAGAGTATTATGGCGTCACGAAGAGGAAGAGATGCTTGAG GAAGGAGTTAAACAATTTTCGACAACAGTAAACAAGAATATCCCATGGAGGAAAATTCTAGAACTTGGACGTCATGTGTTTGATCAGACACGTACTCCAACTGATCTCAAGGACAAATGGAAGCAAATTTGCTCTAAATACGGCGGGCGAGTTTGA